CCGGGCGATCTCCCCGATCCACCGGGCGGCGTCCAGGGCCGCATCGGGGTAGCCCATGGCGGCCGCCCGCGCGGCGAAGGTTTCCAGAAGATCCGGGCGGCTCAGCCACTCCCGGACGGCCTCCTTCACCTGCTCGGGCTCCGGCGCGTATAGGCCCGCCCCTCCCTGAACCACATAATCGACGTTCCCTTCCTCCTGGCCGGGCAGATAGTGGGTGAGGATCATCGGGCGGCCCACCGCCAGGGCCTCGGCGATGGTGTTCGGGCCCGCCTTGGTGACGATGACATCCGCCGCCGCCATCATCTCCGGGATGGCCCGCACGAAGCCATAGACATACGTGGGGACCGGCCACTCGACGACCTCCAGGCGGCGCCGCAGCCGTTCGTTCCGGCCGGCCACCACTGCCAGCTGGAGCGGCAGCCCGGCTTCGGCCACCGCCCGGGCGTTCTCGAAGACCTTCCCCATGCCCTCCCCCCCGCCCATCACCAGCACCGTGGGGAGATCCGGCCGCCAGCCCAGCTGTTCCCGCCAGAAGGCTTTCGGCCGGCCCCGCACGTCCCGGAAGCGCAACCGGATGGGGAAGCCGGTGACCACCACCCGCTCCGGCGGCACGCCGCAGGCGATGGCCCGATGGCGCGCGCCTTCGTGCGGGGCGATGACCAGATCCGCATTCGCGCACCAGAGGGCATGGATGGAGCCGATGTCGCAGATGACGATGACGAAGGGGACGCGGCGCGGGGCTTTCATCCAGTAGCGCAGGGTGACGTCGTTGAAGAGGGGATGAACGGAGACGATCACATCGGCGGGGTTTTCGGCGAACAGTTTGGCGATGCGCTGACGCACCCACGGCCAGAAGAGATAGACCAGCTGCCGGGCCCGACGGGGATGGTTGGCGAAATGCCAGGCCCGGGCGTAGAAGGGCACGATGGCCGGCTTGACCATGTAGGGATAGAGAGCGGGAGAACGATTCAATGGGAAGGGAGCGTATTGAATAAAAGCATCCACGATGCGGGGCTCCACCGCGTCCCCATAAAGGGCCCGCAGGCCCTCCGCCAGCGCCTCCGAAACGCTGCGGTGGCCGCCGCCGGTATCGGACATCAACAGGAGCACCCGGAGGGCGGAACGGGCCGCCGTCCGCCCCTGAAGCTCCTCCCTGCTCCCATGGGTCTCCATGGGCGTGTCCCCTCGAAGCTCAGCGTTCAAACCGGCGATGAAGGCTTCCCAATGTCATGATAAAATCCCGGGCTTCCGCCCGGCGGCCGACGCCTCCGGGCCCGGAGGACCCGAGAGGCGGGGGATCAGCGTGGACCGAGCTTATCCCGGCTCCCCCGGAGCGCTGTCCTTCCCGGCGGCCCGGAGAGCCCGCCAGACCCGCTCGGGGGTGGCCGGGATCTGGGTGATCCACACGCCGACCGCGTCGTAGATGGCGTTGACCACGGCGGGCGCCACGCCGTCCATCGGGATCTCGGCCACGGCCTTGATGCCGAAAGGATGGGTGGGCTCGACGGTCTCGATGAAGATCACCCCGAGTTCCGGCACCTCGTGGGCCTGGAAGATCTTGTAGGGTCCGAAGCGCGGATTGACCACACGGCCCCGCTCATCGAAGACCATCTCCTCCGAGACCGCATAGCCCAGCGCCTGGATCATCCCCCCCTCCACCTGCCCGGAGGCCGTCAACGGGTTGACGATGCGCCCGGCGTCCACGGCCATCACCAGGCGATCCACCCGCACCTCGCCGGTTTCGATATCCACCGTCACCTCCGCGAACTGGGCGGCGAAGGGCGGCGGCGAAACGGGAGAGACATAAGACGCCACCGCCATGATCTGGCGCTGATCCCGATGGTGGAGGGAGGAGAGGGCCACTTCCTCCAGGGTCACGCTCCGGCCATCGGGCGCCCAGACCCGCCGGTCGGCCAGGCGCAGGTCGGCGGGGGAAACCGGCGACCCGCGCTCGCTCAGCAGGGCCGCCGCCACCTCTTTGATCTGCTCCGCCACCTGCTCGGCAGCCTTCACCGCCGCCGCGCCGGAGATGTAGGTGGTGGAGGAGGCATACGCGCCCTTGTCGAAGGGGGTGAAATCGGTGTCCGAGGAGTAAACGATGATGTCCTCCACCGCGCACCCCAGCACCTCGGCGACCATCTGGGCGATCACCGTGTCGGACCCCGTGCCGAGATCGGTAGCGCCGATGAGCAGGTTGAAGGAGCCGTCGTCGTTCATTTTGAGGCTGGCCGCCCCCATATCCAGGTAGGGGATCGCCGTCCCCTGCATCACGCAGGCGACGCCGATCCCCCGGCGCAGATGGGGTTGCCCGGGCACCCGATGCCAGTCCGGGTTCCCGAATTTCTCATGCCAGCCCACGTAGGCCGCGCCGTAGCGCACGCACTCCGGCAGCCCGCAGGTATGGACGATCTCGGGGCGCGGCTCCCGGCCCTCGCTCCAGGCCCGGCTGAAGGGGTGCTCCTGCCCCGCCTTCAGGGCGTTCTTCAGGCGGAACTCCAGCGGATCCAGCCCGAGCGCCCGGGCGATGCGCTCCATGTGGACCTCGACGGCGAAGAAGCCCTGGGGGACGCCGTAGCCCCGGAAGGCGCCGGAGGGAGGGGTGTTGGTGTAAACCACGTCGGCGTGGAAGCGAATGCGGGGCTCGCCCTTCTCATCCCAGGCGGGATAGAGGGCCATCGCCTTGTGCCCGGTGTTGCCGGCCACGGTCAGGGCATGGCTGCCGTAAGCCCCCGTGTCCGAGAGCACATACATCTCATTGGCCACAATGGTCCCATCCCGCTTGACGCCGGTCCGCAGCCGGATGCGCATGGGATGCCGGGAACGGGCGGCCGTGAATTCCTCCTCCCGCGTCCACTCGAGGCGAACCGGCCGCCCCGTGGCGATGGTGAGGTGGGCGGCGATATCTTCGATCAGCACCTCCTGCTTGCCCCCGAAGCCGCCGCCGATGCGCGGCTTGATCACCCGGATCCGCTTGGGGGGAAGCCGCAGCACCGGCGCCAGGATCCGCCGCACGTGGAAAGGCACCTGCGTCGAGGTGCGGATCACCAGACGATCGTCCTCATCCCAGTAGGTGATCACCACGTGGGTTTCCAGGCTGGCCTGCTGGACCTTGGGCACCACATATTCGCCCTCGAAGATGTAATCGGCCTCCTCGAACCCTTTGTCCACCTCTCCGATCTCGATGTGGATCTGAGCCGCCAGGTTGCGGGAGGGGTCCGACCCATCGAAGGGCACATACTCCGGCTCGTC
The nucleotide sequence above comes from Thermoflexus sp.. Encoded proteins:
- a CDS encoding molybdopterin-dependent oxidoreductase, yielding MRGREEPQIALEPQIQRLGVDMEITLTINGEQRTFSIAPSTRLLDLLRRAGYYGVKHGCDDGSCGMCTVLLDGTPILTCVTLAAKADGRSILTIEGVGRTPELGWRRTEGLHPIQEAFIETGAIQCGFCTPALVLAAKALLDRNPNPTEAEVREAFSGILCRCTGYLKPVQAVLRAAARMRGEPVPPMEEEAQRLIIPPEGPLPLGEGFPVGEISPPEPEGGAGLQTRARTIVLPTIVLPQRIPETRVVGKPEKKVDALRLVQGKPAFTDDFELRGMLYAKVLKSPVPHARIRRIDVSKARALPGVAAVLTYQDLPRVIYSTAGQSDPIPGPLDTFSLDSKVRFVGDRVAFVAAETPEIAEKALELIEVEYEELPAVLDPREAMKPGAPIIHDEPEYVPFDGSDPSRNLAAQIHIEIGEVDKGFEEADYIFEGEYVVPKVQQASLETHVVITYWDEDDRLVIRTSTQVPFHVRRILAPVLRLPPKRIRVIKPRIGGGFGGKQEVLIEDIAAHLTIATGRPVRLEWTREEEFTAARSRHPMRIRLRTGVKRDGTIVANEMYVLSDTGAYGSHALTVAGNTGHKAMALYPAWDEKGEPRIRFHADVVYTNTPPSGAFRGYGVPQGFFAVEVHMERIARALGLDPLEFRLKNALKAGQEHPFSRAWSEGREPRPEIVHTCGLPECVRYGAAYVGWHEKFGNPDWHRVPGQPHLRRGIGVACVMQGTAIPYLDMGAASLKMNDDGSFNLLIGATDLGTGSDTVIAQMVAEVLGCAVEDIIVYSSDTDFTPFDKGAYASSTTYISGAAAVKAAEQVAEQIKEVAAALLSERGSPVSPADLRLADRRVWAPDGRSVTLEEVALSSLHHRDQRQIMAVASYVSPVSPPPFAAQFAEVTVDIETGEVRVDRLVMAVDAGRIVNPLTASGQVEGGMIQALGYAVSEEMVFDERGRVVNPRFGPYKIFQAHEVPELGVIFIETVEPTHPFGIKAVAEIPMDGVAPAVVNAIYDAVGVWITQIPATPERVWRALRAAGKDSAPGEPG
- a CDS encoding MGDG synthase family glycosyltransferase, with the protein product METHGSREELQGRTAARSALRVLLLMSDTGGGHRSVSEALAEGLRALYGDAVEPRIVDAFIQYAPFPLNRSPALYPYMVKPAIVPFYARAWHFANHPRRARQLVYLFWPWVRQRIAKLFAENPADVIVSVHPLFNDVTLRYWMKAPRRVPFVIVICDIGSIHALWCANADLVIAPHEGARHRAIACGVPPERVVVTGFPIRLRFRDVRGRPKAFWREQLGWRPDLPTVLVMGGGEGMGKVFENARAVAEAGLPLQLAVVAGRNERLRRRLEVVEWPVPTYVYGFVRAIPEMMAAADVIVTKAGPNTIAEALAVGRPMILTHYLPGQEEGNVDYVVQGGAGLYAPEPEQVKEAVREWLSRPDLLETFAARAAAMGYPDAALDAARWIGEIAR